A section of the Macaca thibetana thibetana isolate TM-01 chromosome 10, ASM2454274v1, whole genome shotgun sequence genome encodes:
- the PCED1A gene encoding PC-esterase domain-containing protein 1A isoform X2, translated as MVFCLSSEEPRRPLRSDMVHFQASEVQQLLHNKFVVILGDSIQRAVYKDLVLLLQKDSLLTAAQLKAKGELSFEQDQLVAGGQLGELHNGTQYREVRQFCSGSGHHLVRFYFLTRVYSEYLEDVLEELTYGPAPDLVIINSCLWDLSRYGRCSMESYRKNLERVFVRMDQVLPDSCLLVWNMAMPLGERITGGFLLPEHRHRDGVHWDQHAHRHLSHLLLTHVADAWGVELPKRDYPPDPWIEDWAEMNHPFQGSHRQTPDFGEHLALLPPPPSPLPPPMPFPYPLPQPSPPPLFPPLPQDTPFFPGQPFPPHEFFNYNPVEDFSMPPHLGCGPRVNFVPGPLPPPIPGPNPHGQHWGPVVHRGMPRYVPNSPYHVRRMGGPCRQRLRHSERLIHTYKLDRRPPAHSGTWPG; from the exons ATGGTCTTCTGTCTGTCGAGCGAGGAACCGCGCCGCCCGCTGCGAAGCGACATGGTCCACTTCCAGGCCTCGGAAGTCCAGCAGCTGCTACACAACAAGTTCGTGGTCATCTTGGGGGACTCCA TTCAGCGGGCTGTGTACAAGGACCTGGTGCTCTTGCTCCAGAAAGACTCACTGCTCACAGCTGCCCAGCTGAAAGCCAAG GGGGAGCTGAGCTTTGAACAGGACCAGCTGGTGGCTGGGGGCCAGCTGGGCGAGCTACACAACGGGACACAGTACCGTGAGGTCCGCCAGTTCTGCTCGGGCTCTGGCCACCACCTTGTGCGCTTCTACTTCCTCACTCGTGTTTACTCCGAGTACCTTGAGGATGTTCTGGAAGAGCTGACATATGGACCTGCTCCGGACCTGGTGATCATCAACTCCTGCCTCTGGGATCTCTCCAG ATATGGTCGCTGCTCAATGGAGAGCTACCGCAAGAACCTGGAGCGGGTGTTTGTGCGCATGGACCAAGTATTGCCAGACTCCTGCCTGCTGGTGTGGAACATGGCGATGCCCCTCGGGGAGCGTATCACTGGGGGTTTCCTCCTGCCAGAG CACCGTCATCGGGATGGTGTCCACTGGGACCAGCATGCGCACCGCCACCTCTCACACCTGCTTCTGACCCATGTGGCTGACGCCTGGGGTGTGGAGCTGCCCAAGCGTGACTATCCCCCTG ACCCGTGGATTGAGGACTGGGCAGAGATGAATCATCCATTCCAGGGAAGCCATAGGCAGACCCCAGACTTCGGGGAGCACCTGGCCttgctcccacccccaccctctcctTTGCCCCCTCCCATGCCTTTTCCCTACCCACTTCCTCAGCCCTCGCCAcctcccctcttcccacccctgccccaggatACCCCTTTTTTCCCAGGCCAGCCCTTCCCACCCCATGAATTCTTCAACTATAATCCAGTGGAGGACTTCTCGATGCCACCCCACTTAG GATGTGGCCCTCGAGTGAACTTTGTGCCTGGCCCTCTGCCACCTCCAATCCCTGGCCCTAATCCCCATGGTCAGCACTGGGGCCCAGTGGTCCATCGGGGGATGCCACGCTATGTTCCTAACAGCCCCTACCATGTGCGGAGAATGGGAGGGCCCTGCAGGCAGCGGCTCAGACACTCAGAGAGACTGATCCACACGTACAAACTGGACAGACGGCCTCCTGCCCATTCGGGGACATGGCCTGGGTAG
- the PCED1A gene encoding PC-esterase domain-containing protein 1A isoform X1 yields the protein MVFCLSSEEPRRPLRSDMVHFQASEVQQLLHNKFVVILGDSIQRAVYKDLVLLLQKDSLLTAAQLKAKGELSFEQDQLVAGGQLGELHNGTQYREVRQFCSGSGHHLVRFYFLTRVYSEYLEDVLEELTYGPAPDLVIINSCLWDLSRYGRCSMESYRKNLERVFVRMDQVLPDSCLLVWNMAMPLGERITGGFLLPELQPLAGSLRRDVVEGNFYSATLAGDHCFDVLDLHFHFRHAVQHRHRDGVHWDQHAHRHLSHLLLTHVADAWGVELPKRDYPPDPWIEDWAEMNHPFQGSHRQTPDFGEHLALLPPPPSPLPPPMPFPYPLPQPSPPPLFPPLPQDTPFFPGQPFPPHEFFNYNPVEDFSMPPHLGCGPRVNFVPGPLPPPIPGPNPHGQHWGPVVHRGMPRYVPNSPYHVRRMGGPCRQRLRHSERLIHTYKLDRRPPAHSGTWPG from the exons ATGGTCTTCTGTCTGTCGAGCGAGGAACCGCGCCGCCCGCTGCGAAGCGACATGGTCCACTTCCAGGCCTCGGAAGTCCAGCAGCTGCTACACAACAAGTTCGTGGTCATCTTGGGGGACTCCA TTCAGCGGGCTGTGTACAAGGACCTGGTGCTCTTGCTCCAGAAAGACTCACTGCTCACAGCTGCCCAGCTGAAAGCCAAG GGGGAGCTGAGCTTTGAACAGGACCAGCTGGTGGCTGGGGGCCAGCTGGGCGAGCTACACAACGGGACACAGTACCGTGAGGTCCGCCAGTTCTGCTCGGGCTCTGGCCACCACCTTGTGCGCTTCTACTTCCTCACTCGTGTTTACTCCGAGTACCTTGAGGATGTTCTGGAAGAGCTGACATATGGACCTGCTCCGGACCTGGTGATCATCAACTCCTGCCTCTGGGATCTCTCCAG ATATGGTCGCTGCTCAATGGAGAGCTACCGCAAGAACCTGGAGCGGGTGTTTGTGCGCATGGACCAAGTATTGCCAGACTCCTGCCTGCTGGTGTGGAACATGGCGATGCCCCTCGGGGAGCGTATCACTGGGGGTTTCCTCCTGCCAGAG CTCCAGCCCCTGGCAGGCTCCCTGCGGCGGGATGTGGTTGAAGGGAACTTCTACAGTGCTACGCTGGCTGGGGACCACTGCTTTGATGTCCTAGATCTCCACTTTCATTTCCGGCATGCGGTACAGCACCGTCATCGGGATGGTGTCCACTGGGACCAGCATGCGCACCGCCACCTCTCACACCTGCTTCTGACCCATGTGGCTGACGCCTGGGGTGTGGAGCTGCCCAAGCGTGACTATCCCCCTG ACCCGTGGATTGAGGACTGGGCAGAGATGAATCATCCATTCCAGGGAAGCCATAGGCAGACCCCAGACTTCGGGGAGCACCTGGCCttgctcccacccccaccctctcctTTGCCCCCTCCCATGCCTTTTCCCTACCCACTTCCTCAGCCCTCGCCAcctcccctcttcccacccctgccccaggatACCCCTTTTTTCCCAGGCCAGCCCTTCCCACCCCATGAATTCTTCAACTATAATCCAGTGGAGGACTTCTCGATGCCACCCCACTTAG GATGTGGCCCTCGAGTGAACTTTGTGCCTGGCCCTCTGCCACCTCCAATCCCTGGCCCTAATCCCCATGGTCAGCACTGGGGCCCAGTGGTCCATCGGGGGATGCCACGCTATGTTCCTAACAGCCCCTACCATGTGCGGAGAATGGGAGGGCCCTGCAGGCAGCGGCTCAGACACTCAGAGAGACTGATCCACACGTACAAACTGGACAGACGGCCTCCTGCCCATTCGGGGACATGGCCTGGGTAG